In Thermodesulfobacteriota bacterium, the genomic stretch GGGGCCCAGAGCGCCAACGAATCGAGCGTCATCTCCCGGCTCGTGGCGCGCGAATACTTGGTGTGGATGTGGAGGTCGGCGACTATCTTCATGGAGACGTGGTTGGTTAAAGGCAGGGACGAACGACGGACAGAGGGTAACGGCCTTCACACCCCGATGGTGCTAAAACCGGCGTCGACGTGGATCACCTCTCCGGTAACGCCGCTTGCGAGGTCGCTCAGAAGGTAGAGGGCGGTCCCGGCCACGTCTTCCTGCGTGACGTTCCTCCTAAGCGGGGCCCTTTCCTCGACTATGCCGAGTATGTCGTTAAATCCGGAGTTACCCATTGCGGCGAGTGTCTTGATGGGGCCCGCGGATATGGCGTTGACCCTTACCCCCTCGGGGCCGAGGTCGGCGGCGAGGTAGCGTACGCTCGCTTCGAGCGCGGCCTTGGCCACGCCCATGACGTTATAGTTCCGTATGACCTTCTCGCTCCCGAGGTAAGTCATGGCTATGATGCTGCCGCCTTCCCGCATAAGAGGACGGGCGGCGCGGGAGAGAGCTACCAGAGAGT encodes the following:
- a CDS encoding enoyl-ACP reductase, with the protein product MGLFEGKKGIIFGIANEKSIAWSIAQALHKEGAELAFSYAIEKLASRVAPLAESMGSKLVLPCDVTDDAQIRTVFDVLKSEWGELDFLVHSLAFAKRGELKGEYVNTSRDGFSLAMDVSAYSLVALSRAARPLMREGGSIIAMTYLGSEKVIRNYNVMGVAKAALEASVRYLAADLGPEGVRVNAISAGPIKTLAAMGNSGFNDILGIVEERAPLRRNVTQEDVAGTALYLLSDLASGVTGEVIHVDAGFSTIGV